One Rosa chinensis cultivar Old Blush chromosome 5, RchiOBHm-V2, whole genome shotgun sequence genomic region harbors:
- the LOC112166784 gene encoding uncharacterized protein LOC112166784: MAQEVSDAKNISLKALVDKGRNRVIFVEAENDFIDVLFSFLTLPMGKIVRLARDHSTPLEIGCMNRLYQSIEKLDVQVFRSNACRDMLLLPHSAANCHCKNLKLKITDDAEPTRFRCSGYSSHNSCLSYYATVTCPSSVPPYYCQHAMNSQVYLSVDDSQVGGVFVKEGARVIITDDLQVIPPLSAANISLFTKLGATNSNTTEELTFNIGVEQVLNLLVSSFVSKTPFTETLLKSNPVPKLGGVNFSQGKCIESQVSGASINEEKENISVKLVVSKSKNVVCYAEVGEDFVNLIFSFLTLPLGFILKQMLDSPWKGCIDQLCKGVLDFDEKFFKSTYRKELLCNPKLIPGFSYENNLLGIEEAEYYMFSDRKLTSDRSIIPSNQSSQAIKVKFLDPKSHGDKDTSAQGFLKEPAIFIVADNLDIRRVSPIFQLSILNDLKVHFTDIEDRTVHVGKNEALRLLVASVVSDSVLTNAFLRKPQEPSIKREQ, encoded by the exons ATGGCTCAAGAAGTATCAGATGCGAAGAATATCAGCTTGAAGGCATTAGTGGACAAGGGGAGAAACAGAGTTATCTTCGTAGAGGCCGAGAATGATTTCATTGATGTTCTCTTCAGCTTTTTGACATTACCAATGGGAAAAATTGTCAGGCTTGCCCGCGACCATTCAACACCACTGGAAATAGGTTGCATGAACAGATTGTATCAGAGTATTGAGAAGCTTGATGTGCAGGTTTTCAGGTCCAATGCATGTAGAGACATGTTGTTGCTTCCGCACAGTGCAGCTAACTGTCattgcaagaacctcaaattgAAAATTACTGACGATGCTGAGCCAACACGGTTTCGCTGCAGTGGTTATAGTTCTCATAACTCCTGCTTAAGTTATTATGCAACGGTTACTTGCCCTTCATCTGTACCGCCTTACTACTGTCAGCATGCCATGAATTCTCAAGTATATCTTTCAGTGGACGATTCTCAAGTTGGAGGGGTCTTTGTAAAAGAAGGAGCCAGGGTTATAATTACTGATGATTTACAAGTGATACCCCCATTAAGTGCAGCTAACATTTCCTTGTTTACCAAGCTTGGAGCCACGAATAGCAATACCACTGAGGAGCTAACTTTTAATATTGGAGTCGAGCAG GTTTTGAATTTGCTTGTGAGCTCATTTGTATCCAAAACGCCATTCACTGAAACTCTGCTGAAGTCTAATCCTGTACCAAAATTAGGTGGTGTGAATTTCAGTCAAGGAAAATGTATTGAATCTCAAGTTTCAGGGGCCTCGATAaatgaggaaaaagaaaacatcTCTGTCAAGCTCGTAGTGAGTAAATCCAAGAATGTGGTTTGCTACGCAGAAGTAGGTGAGGATTTTGTTAATTTGATCTTCAGTTTCTTGACTCTTCCACTTGGGTTTATATTAAAGCAGATGCTGGATTCCCCTTGGAAAGGATGTATTGATCAGTTGTGCAAGGGTGTCCTGGATTTTGATGAGAAATTTTTTAAGTCAACTTACCGCAAGGAATTGCTATGCAATCCCAAACTTATTCCTGGGTTCAGCTATGAGAACAATCTTTTAGGAATTGAGGAGGCAGAATACTATATGTTTTCTGATCGTAAGTTGACTTCTGATAGATCCATTATCCCTTCTAACCAGTCCTCTCAGGCAATTAAAGTTAAATTTTTGGACCCCAAATCCCACGGTGATAAAGATACAAGTGCTCAGGGATTCTTAAAAGAACCAGCAATTTTCATAGTAGCTGACAATTTGGATATAAGGCGAGTATCTCCAATCTTTCAACTGTCTATTCTTAATGATTTGAAGGTACATTTCACTGATATTGAGGATCGAACTGTGCATGTTGGCAAGAACGAG GCTTTGCGTCTTTTGGTGGCTTCTGTTGTTTCTGACTCAGTTCTAACCAATGCTTTCCTACGAAAGCCACAGGAGCCATCAATTAAGCGAGAGCAATGA
- the LOC112165140 gene encoding uncharacterized protein LOC112165140, protein MANKSMNSISFKALVDKGSNKVIFIETDNDFVDVLFSFLTIPMGTIIRLARKHSLPVETGCMNNLYTSVENIDARIFQTGACKDMLLCPRSGAELHCKNLQLKINNGEPTRYFLCSDCTYRYSFFSHYKDVLCECGKPMDKEIPLSVGKLKKSSSADGGVFCKGLTRFIITDDLEVMPPSSSVICSLFTKLKVMDASTTEELAFNVRVGEVLEMLVCSLVSKMPLSETLLKFKSQPNLSNEYPNQGICIEPQTVGGCMNEEGTISVKLIICKSQKIVCYAEAGEDFVNLLFSFLTIPLGFMIRQIHDRSSSLEGSIEQLYKSVQDLDNEFFKSNYQKEILLNPKLYPGFFYGNRLLGIEYGLETSNYYASYWKDSSYTEVVTTDKAFVPSGSYIPLKLRYCKTQDDAVCDQGFLNGPTMFTITDNLIIRPISPLFGLSVLNKMKVPFTDIEEQIVQVGKEEASRLLVTSFLCDSSLTSVFLRQPKTEQ, encoded by the exons ATGGCTAATAAATCCATGAATAGTATTAGCTTCAAGGCCTTGGTGGACAAAGGGAGCAACAAAGTTATCTTCATAGAAACTGATAATGATTTTGTTGATGTTCTCTTCAGTTTCTTGACAATACCAATGGGAACAATCATCAGACTTGCCCGTAAACATTCATTACCAGTGGAAACAGGTTGCATGAACAATTTGTATACTAGTGTTGAAAATATTGATGCACGTATTTTCCAGACTGGAGCATGTAAAGACATGTTGCTGTGTCCCCGCAGTGGGGCTGAACTTCATTGTAAGAATCTCcaattgaaaattaacaatGGTGAGCCCACGCGGTACTTTTTGTGCTCTGATTGCACCTACAGATACAGTTTCTTTAGTCATTACAAAGATGTTCTTTGTGAGTGTGGAAAACCCATGGATAAGGAGATACCTCTTTCAGTGGGAAAGTTGAAGAAATCCTCTTCTGCAGATGGTGGAGTGTTTTGTAAAGGACTAACCAGATTTATAATTACTGATGATCTAGAAGTAATGCCACCATCAAGTTCGGTGATCTGTTCTTTATTTACTAAGCTTAAAGTCATGGATGCTAGTACTACTGAGGAGCTGGCTTTCAATGTACGAGTTGGTGAG GTTTTGGAAATGCTTGTATGCTCATTAGTATCAAAGATGCCTTTGTCAGAAACTCTTCTGAAGTTTAAATCGCAACCAAACTTGAGCAATGAATATCCAAATCAAGGAATATGTATTGAACCTCAAACAGTAGGAGGCTGTATGAATGAGGAAGGCACCATTTCTGTGAAGCTTATTATTTGCAAATCTCAGAAGATTGTTTGTTATGCAGAAGCAGGGGAGGATTTTGTCAATTTACTTTTCAGTTTCCTGACCATTCCACTTGGGTTTATGATAAGACAGATCCACGATAGGTCGTCCTCTTTGGAAGGAAGCATTGAGCAGCTGTACAAGAGTGTCCAGGATCTTGATAATGAATTCTTCAAATCAAATTACCAGAAGGAAATTTTACTCAATCCGAAGCTTTACCCTGGTTTTTTCTATGGGAACCGTCTTTTAGGAATTGAGTATGGCCTGGAGACCTCGAATTATTATGCAAGCTACTGGAAAGATAGTTCCTATACTGAAGTGGTGACTACTGATAAAGCCTTTGTTCCTTCCGGTTCTTATATCCCACTTAAACTCAGGTATTGCAAGACTCAAGATGACGCTGTATGTGATCAAGGATTTTTGAATGGACCGACGATGTTCACAATTACTGACAATCTGATCATAAGGCCCATATCTCCTCTATTTGGCCTTTCTGTTTTAAACAAAATGAAGGTACCATTCACTGATATTGAGGAGCAAATTGTGCAGGTTGGAAAGGAGGAG GCTTCTCGCCTTTTGGTAACATCTTTTCTTTGTGACTCTTCTCTCACGAGCGTCTTCCTTAGGCAGCCAAAGACCGAACAGTGA
- the LOC112165149 gene encoding uncharacterized protein LOC112165149 isoform X1 → MRVRKELEKAERRATAQLMFDLGQKAYGKRMYGRAFEFLERALTIIPRPTLFGGEIQIWLAMAYKANKRHVDCIDLYKQLENKHPSVSFPHQAAELRHIFQAPKIKITREEMVDYTTHEAILCSARQVLNASCFCLGKMLMVEILFCRWWSLL, encoded by the exons ATGAGAGTCAGGAAAGAGCTTGAAAAG GCAGAGCGGAGAGCCACCGCACAGTTAATGTTCGACTTGGGACAGAAGGCTTATGGGAAGCGGATGTACGGTCGTGCCTTTGAGTTCCTAGAACGAGCACTGACAATCATTCCGAGGCCAACGTTATTTGGTGGTGAG ATTCAAATTTGGCTTGCTATGGCCTACAAGGCTAATAAGCGCCATGTCGATTGCATTGATCTTTATAAGCAATTGGAGAACAAGCACCCAAGTGTCAGCTTCCCGCACCAAGCTGCAGAGCTTCGCCACATTTTCCAAGCACCAAAGATCAAGATTACTCGAGAAGAGATGGTAGACTATACCACTCATGAAGCCATTTTATGTTCAGCTAGACAAGTGCTGAACGCTTCTTGTTTCTGTTTAGGAAAAATGTTG ATGGTGGAAATCCTCTTCTGCAGATGGTGGAGTCTTTTGTAA
- the LOC112165149 gene encoding uncharacterized protein LOC112165149 isoform X2 encodes MFDLGQKAYGKRMYGRAFEFLERALTIIPRPTLFGGEIQIWLAMAYKANKRHVDCIDLYKQLENKHPSVSFPHQAAELRHIFQAPKIKITREEMVDYTTHEAILCSARQVLNASCFCLGKMLVGLVKGVIIFLCFSDLHLFSHW; translated from the exons ATGTTCGACTTGGGACAGAAGGCTTATGGGAAGCGGATGTACGGTCGTGCCTTTGAGTTCCTAGAACGAGCACTGACAATCATTCCGAGGCCAACGTTATTTGGTGGTGAG ATTCAAATTTGGCTTGCTATGGCCTACAAGGCTAATAAGCGCCATGTCGATTGCATTGATCTTTATAAGCAATTGGAGAACAAGCACCCAAGTGTCAGCTTCCCGCACCAAGCTGCAGAGCTTCGCCACATTTTCCAAGCACCAAAGATCAAGATTACTCGAGAAGAGATGGTAGACTATACCACTCATGAAGCCATTTTATGTTCAGCTAGACAAGTGCTGAACGCTTCTTGTTTCTGTTTAGGAAAAATGTTGGTGGGTTTGGTAAAAGGGGTCATTATCTTTCTCTGTTTCTCAGATCTTCATCTATTTTCTCATTGGTGA